In Chryseobacterium lactis, a single genomic region encodes these proteins:
- the hflX gene encoding GTPase HflX, giving the protein MLEKKDHNYEKAVLVGVITQNQDEEKLTEYLDELEFLAFTAGATVQKRFTQKLTQPDPKTFIGSGKAIEIKEYVKENEIGTVIFDDELSPSQLKNLEREMEVKILDRTNLILDIFAQRAQTSYARTQVELAQYQYLLPRLTRMWTHLERQKGGIGMRGPGETEIETDRRIIRDRITLLKEKLKTIDKQMATQRNNRGKVVRAALVGYTNVGKSTLMNSISKSEVFAENKLFATLDTTVRKVVIGNLPFLLTDTVGFIRKLPTQLVESFKSTLDEVREADLLIHVVDISHESFEDHIESVNHILMEINAHQKPMIMVFNKIDEFSYEKKDEDDLTPSTRKNVSLEEWKKTWMAKSKYPTVFISALTKENFPEMKKMIYDEVMKIHISRFPYNDFLFEYFDNDEEESNN; this is encoded by the coding sequence ATGCTAGAAAAGAAAGACCATAACTATGAGAAAGCAGTCTTGGTGGGCGTTATTACCCAAAATCAGGATGAAGAAAAACTGACGGAGTATTTAGATGAACTTGAGTTTTTAGCTTTCACAGCCGGTGCAACCGTGCAAAAACGTTTCACTCAAAAATTAACTCAACCTGATCCTAAAACCTTTATCGGAAGTGGTAAGGCTATTGAGATCAAAGAATATGTAAAAGAAAACGAGATCGGAACTGTGATTTTCGATGATGAGCTCTCTCCTTCGCAGCTTAAAAACCTGGAAAGAGAAATGGAGGTGAAGATCTTGGATCGTACCAATCTTATCCTTGATATTTTTGCCCAAAGAGCGCAAACTTCTTATGCGAGAACTCAGGTAGAACTGGCACAATATCAGTATCTTTTACCACGATTGACGAGAATGTGGACTCACCTTGAGCGTCAGAAAGGGGGAATTGGAATGAGAGGTCCCGGTGAAACGGAAATTGAAACTGACCGTCGTATTATTCGTGACAGAATCACTTTGTTGAAAGAAAAGCTGAAAACTATTGACAAACAAATGGCTACTCAGCGTAATAACCGTGGAAAAGTCGTTCGTGCAGCTTTGGTAGGATATACCAACGTAGGGAAATCTACCTTGATGAATTCTATTTCCAAATCAGAAGTTTTTGCCGAAAATAAACTGTTTGCAACCCTGGATACAACAGTAAGAAAAGTAGTAATCGGAAATTTACCGTTTCTGCTTACCGATACAGTAGGGTTTATCAGAAAATTACCGACTCAATTGGTAGAATCTTTTAAATCTACCCTTGATGAGGTTCGTGAAGCTGATCTTTTGATCCACGTTGTCGATATTTCTCATGAAAGTTTCGAAGATCATATCGAATCTGTAAATCATATTTTGATGGAAATCAATGCTCATCAGAAGCCAATGATTATGGTCTTTAATAAGATTGATGAATTCAGCTACGAGAAAAAAGATGAGGATGATCTTACTCCGTCAACCCGTAAAAATGTCTCTTTGGAAGAGTGGAAGAAAACCTGGATGGCAAAATCAAAATATCCAACGGTTTTCATCTCTGCTTTAACGAAAGAGAACTTCCCGGAAATGAAAAAAATGATCTATGATGAAGTAATGAAGATTCATATTTCAAGATTTCCGTACAATGATTTCCTTTTCGAGTATTTCGATAACGACGAGGAAGAAAGCAATAATTAA